GTaggaaaacaaaacgttgtttgagatagaaggcAGTCAAGGGATTGAACAAGATGTTGTACAGAAggtagagaatgtgagcattccggcgtgaacgtattggtaaccacttgagcttgttttGATACTCTGAGAAgtggtcatatttgcgtaatccaaatatgaacctgataaagaagttttgaaggcgctcaagcttattaagttggtcctcggttagatcgggatagctgacatcggcataatcaagaatggggaagagaagggattgtacaagcgcgaTTTTAGTGTTTATGGGGAGAAAATTACGTAGCCTGCGTAAGGACCCCgccgaacaaaatattttacggctgagctcctggagttgaggactccaggacaaGCTCTTGTCAAACATAAACCCAGGTTTTTGATTCGGTCACTAAAAGGGGTGGTTGTACCATCAAAGATCACAGTGGGGACTACTGTCCAATCCACTCTTGAGAGCATCCTGGGGCTACCAATGGCAATGGCTTGTGTTTTGTGAGGATTGACCTTAAGACCATACGACTTACTTCATTCGCTCCGCTGGAGCACAAGAATATATTTGTAGATCATCTACATAGAGGTAGGAAGAAGTTATGCGATTGgatattgtattgataaaaactgcgaaaagtaagggagataaaacgccgccctgcggtacgccagcggaTACAGAGCACCAAtcagagacattgttttcaatgttaatacgttgccggcgcccatacaggtaactacgaaaccagtcaaccactgatggagatatgttaagagaacacaatatacccagcagaacatcaaaatcaacacaATTGAAAGCACTACTGAAATCTAACAAGACTAGGGTCGTAAGCTTGCCATCTTCCATACCTGATCTGATgtcctccgtaatatgaaccaggctcgTACTACACACCGGCACAATTAGGGGAACACAAAAAAAaggttgattttttttaaagttatgttaaaTCTTGAGAGCTAGTTTTTGTTAATGTGTAAGTACcctcttaaaaaataatttacgtaaaAATTTCACACTTTTAAAGAGCGGCGACAAGTTTTATGGTTCTTTTAAGAATTTGCTGACATCGAGTGTTTAAATTGTTTCTGATAAGAACTTTGTTGGATGCTGTATGTGGTAACTGTGGTTCATTTGACTGTTTGCTTTCAATAGTGCattgttcattttattgttCTGAAACAAAATGAGTGATTTACCAGCAACTTCAGTGGCTAGGGCAGTAACCATGATCGAGGAGGGGCATTCCTACCGTTCAGTCAGTCGCGCATTGGGTGTTTCGACATCGGTAGTTCATCGCGTTGTTCGACGCTACAGGACGACTGGATCTTACGTGCGGAGGCGAGGACAAGGCAGAAATCGATCAACCAGTGCCGTAGATGACCGTTTTATCGTCATGCAGGCGTTAAGAAATCGTCGACAAACTGCTGTTCAGACCCGAAATCAATTGCAAGAAGTCCGTAACGTAAATGTAAGTGAACGTACAGTACGGAGACGACTGGCTGCAGTTGGGCTGGGATCTTATGTGCCAGCAAAAGCTCCAAAATTCGAGACAGCTCATCGTGCGGCAAGATTAGCGTTCGCTCGCGAGCATCGAAACTGGACAACTGAGTGGAGCCACGTTTTATTCACTGATGGGAGCCGTTTTTGTGTTAATTTCGTGGATAGACGCGAGAGGATGTGGAGATATCGAGGGGAACGCTATAACCAAACCAACTTTACTGAAACTGTGTCATATGGTAGAGAGTCAGTAATGGTATGGGGTGGCATATGTTTGGGAGCTCGCACAGAGTTAGTGATCATTCAAAATGGATCACTTACTGCACATCGGTATGTAACAGAGATCTTAGAACCTTATGATATGCCTTTTACCCCATTCATTGGagataatttcatttttatgcaCGATAACGCGCGGCCTCATACTGCTCGCATAGTGAATAGGTACCTTAATGAGGTTGGTATTACTCAAATGAACTGGCCAGAACGGTCGCCTGACATGAATCCTGTAGAAAACGTCTGGGACATTCTGGGAAGAAGAGTTCGAGAGCGAAATCCAGCTCCCAGGAATGTTCATGATTTAAAACTCGCATTGGTGGAAGAATGGGACAATTTGCCTCAAGAATCAATCGAAAACCTTATTTTGAACATGAGCAATCGTATACAAGCACTTCTAAGAGCTCGCGGGGGCAATGCtcgatattgatttttatttttttgtgtgttaatttaaaaactgaACCGACAGTAACTTTAAGGAAAAATTGCATAAATCgcttatttttcataattttcgtaTAACTTTccagaaattaatattttgcagtaaaactcattatttttatttagtaatttgagcagagttaattattttgtataaaaaaagtcgataagaaaaaaatttgtcaaaaatttttagtttttgtctgTGTTCCCCTAATTGTGCCGGTGTGTGGACCAGGACGGAAACCCGattggaaaggatttaggaGTAGGTTTTCAGAAAGATAGGTGCTGAGTTGCAAATGTACTaggcgttcaagaactttagATAGGAAAGGAAGTatggatatgggacgatattcAGAAAAAGTAGACGGGTAACGATTTTTTGGTATGGGGATAATTTGGACATCCTTCCATATGGACGAAAAGATGCCGCTAGAGATGGAAAAGTTGAAGATATGACATATGATAGGaagtatttcatcaaggatgggaaggatcatattacggctgatACAATCAGCTCCCTGCGCATTCGATGTGATGGACAAAATGCTCTTCTTAACACCATAAGCAGTGAATTGACTGAAAACAAATGGAGAACAATCAGGAGTCGAACAAGAAGAAAGATAACTGAGTGTATTACGTTTCGTGGTACTATCTAAATGTGATAATGCAGAGAAGTGTTGATTTAAGacgttcatattaatattattagggACAGGGTTTTGTTGTGGTTTGCCGACCCCCAGTGATTTAAGAAATTTCCAGACCTTGGCTGGATCTCCGTTTTCAACGGATTCTTGAATGTgacggcgttgtgcattcctacacaccttgctgcagtgattacgaatagctacatatttttctctattagCTTCAGAGGGGCGACATCTGTACTTAGATTTAGCTGTAGCTTTTTTGTGGAGCAGAGATTTGATGTCGTCAGTAAACCAAGGCGACGGAAGCTGTTACACTTTAATTTGACGAAATGGTGCGTGAGTGTCGTAAAGATCGGTCAATTTTGTTGTCATTATAGCCACTTTGTCATCTACACAGTCAGAGTCGAGGAGTGAGCTCCAATCAATATTGCCGGCATCCTCGCAAAGCTTAACAACATCCATGTCACGAAAATTGCGATGCACAAGGGTTTTCGGTTTGGGTTTAGGTGGTCGGATTCGATAGGATAGGAAAAGTAAATCGTGGTAGGAGAAAGCATCAGCTGAGCACTGGCCATGTTAAGATACACGATTTAAGGAGGAGACAAGAATGAGGTCAAGTAGGGAGGGGTTGCAGTTTGGAAAATGTTGAGTGGCACTGAGAGGAGGGATAGACAGGTTGTTGGATCGAACTATACTGGAGTGTGGTGGAGCGGGAATCGTTTTTTAGGAGACAAGTGTTGAAATCACCCATGATTATAGTCTGACTGTACATTggagtaaagttttctaaaagaatctcAAACGATGAGAAATAATCAATGCGAAACGAGGGGCAGTAAAATACACCGAGCAGTATTTTCGAGTGGAGCAGTTCAATCTCAAGAAAAAGGTGTTCGCCAACATCAGTATGTGATGACGCACTAATAATGGAAAATgggatgttatttttaaggtatatgGCAACGCCGCCCCCACCTCCCACAGCCCGATCATTTCTGATGAGCTGATAACCAGGGACTGAGTATGCGGAGGAGGCTAAGCACGGCTTAAGCCATGACTCTGAGACTAATATAGCGTGTAGGTTTGTACAGTCAAAGCTAGTCAGCATATCTGGAAAATGGGCCGGAATACTTTAGGCATTTATATGGACAACGTTAAGATTTTTAAGAGCATCAGAGAAATGAGACGATAATGTTTCAGCGAGAGAAGGGACACTAGCATAACTAGAATTACTGTCAGCggaaaaataatcatcactATCGACACTAACATCTTGTagcaacataatataaaaaataataaactataaataggcttaaataacaacaataataataatatgtgtcgGGAGCACGGTGTGTtgtgtggggtttgtatcctgaAATTTCAGTGCAGTGTGATGCGCGCTCGACTACGGACGTGTATCCACTGTACACGGcacgaattattttattcgcgTTTGGCGCGGCCATAGCCGCTGCACGGTGACATTATGAGTTCGAAAAAACTCATATTGAACGAATTATTGGCGTTCCTTGTCCATGCAATTGATTACATGGATGAGGTGAGCATATTGCAAATATGCCGATCCAACTTCAAGGAGGAAGATGTCAGCAGCGCAAAGCTGCTACTGTTCCAGTCTCTTGGAAAACTGGACCAGATGCCGTCTCGTCGCAGAGAGGGCTCCGAGAAGAGTCTTCAAGATATAGTTGATATGTTGAAGAAGACCGACCCAGACGACGTGCCTGACTTCGTGGCGAAAGAGCTAAGTAAACTGCCTCCCGTCACGTTCGATCACGTCGATGTAACTAGACTGCTGAAGGACATCACGTCGTTAAAAGCTGAGATGACTAAGATGCAGTCCAGACTAGAGGCCTCAGACACTATCATTGCTGAGCTGCGTGCAGAAATTACATCATTGCACaacgttggttcagtaattAGGTCATCAGAGGCCTCAAAGGTGAACACTTGCCGCGGACCGCAGACTGCCTCCATAAGCAGTTTTGCATCGGCGAACTCAAGTGCGTCACCAGCTGCCGATATCGCTGACGAAGCTTTGCTCGCCGCCGTCGTCGCATGCGCCTCTACACCGGCCACTGTGACA
The nucleotide sequence above comes from Anticarsia gemmatalis isolate Benzon Research Colony breed Stoneville strain chromosome W, ilAntGemm2 primary, whole genome shotgun sequence. Encoded proteins:
- the LOC142985960 gene encoding uncharacterized protein LOC142985960; the encoded protein is MDEVSILQICRSNFKEEDVSSAKLLLFQSLGKLDQMPSRRREGSEKSLQDIVDMLKKTDPDDVPDFVAKELSKLPPVTFDHVDVTRLLKDITSLKAEMTKMQSRLEASDTIIAELRAEITSLHNVGSVIRSSEASKVNTCRGPQTASISSFASANSSASPAADIADEALLAAVVACASTPATVTSRVGTTTPARAYADIVAKKTPAAQTKRQIIKGVKQKSCLSTQKDNTEQPKEQADKDGFIMVQKKKKKPNQNKCGTGPTGPNFLLRPAVPVTPLYVSRLHYSTKVEEIVEYIQTKTKWTLRVQRLESRHNVGFNAFVVRVPTEHLTKFMEPEFWPKGVVFRRFRGRIPDTARYTTPTLHNSSNRV